Proteins encoded by one window of Micromonospora coxensis:
- a CDS encoding immune inhibitor A domain-containing protein → MGLLGLSLTATGLVTGTSASAAPAANSPATAPSTAEHAHVDHDLPNPLETKRRALRQEGLSEVLSGRAKAQKINGSTVVKVGKTQAEGRSARTFGASTPTQDQYVELSREQTDRIFVILAEFGNERHPNYPDQDTDPDTPGPTRFDGPLHNEIPKPNRAVDNSTVWQADYSADYYRKLYFGTGQGDESLKQYYEAQSSGRYSVEGKVTDWVKVQYNEARYGRSGGYPCGSNVCTNTWALVRDAANKWVADQKAQGRSDEEIAADVKAMDQWDRYDHDADGDFNESDGYIDHFQIVHSGGDEADGDPYQGEDAIWSHRWYAFASDQGSTGPANFPAGGTQIGNTGVWIGDYTIQPENGGRSVFYHEYGHDLGLPDDYNVTNGGDNNNEHWTLMAQSRLGAKNDGGIGERGGDLGAWNKLQLGWLDYEVVVAGQKRTLELGPQEYNSAKAQAAVVVLPQREYTFQNGKPFEGEKQFFSGNEDDLNTSMTRTIDLTGKSSATLSMKGRYNIEEDYDYLFFEASTDGGQNWSTLPGTANGKALKEISAGRFALDGSSDDQWVDVTIPMDALAGQVVQFRLRYQTDGGVSSGGFYGDAITVTADGQTVLSDGAEAGAEGWTLNGFSIQAETYTRLFDNYYIAGNRSYVSYDQYLKTGPYYFGYANTRPDYVDHYAYQEGLLISYWNTRWADNDTFEHPGEGRNMIIDAHPRPIYNLTGQPWRARVQVYDAPFSLKKADSFTLHINSQPQYIRGQAAQPLFDDTKKYWYEELPNHGVKLPATGTKIRVLEQNGTSLKVRFS, encoded by the coding sequence CTGGTGACGGGCACGTCCGCCAGCGCCGCGCCGGCGGCGAATTCGCCGGCGACCGCCCCGTCGACCGCCGAGCACGCTCACGTCGATCACGATCTGCCCAACCCGCTCGAGACCAAGCGGCGGGCACTGCGTCAGGAGGGCCTGAGCGAGGTCCTGTCCGGCAGGGCCAAGGCGCAGAAGATCAACGGCAGCACGGTCGTCAAGGTCGGCAAGACCCAGGCCGAGGGGCGTAGCGCCCGGACGTTCGGGGCTTCCACCCCGACGCAGGACCAGTACGTCGAGCTCTCCCGCGAGCAGACCGACCGGATCTTCGTGATCCTCGCGGAGTTCGGCAACGAGCGGCACCCGAACTACCCGGACCAGGACACCGACCCGGACACCCCGGGTCCGACCCGGTTCGACGGGCCGCTGCACAACGAGATCCCGAAGCCGAACCGCGCGGTGGACAACTCCACCGTCTGGCAGGCGGACTACAGCGCTGACTACTACCGCAAGCTCTACTTCGGTACCGGTCAGGGCGACGAGTCGCTGAAGCAGTACTACGAGGCCCAGTCCTCGGGTCGCTACAGCGTCGAGGGCAAGGTCACCGACTGGGTCAAGGTCCAGTACAACGAGGCCCGGTACGGCCGCTCGGGTGGCTACCCGTGCGGCTCGAACGTCTGCACCAACACCTGGGCGCTGGTCCGCGACGCCGCCAACAAGTGGGTCGCCGACCAGAAGGCGCAGGGGCGCTCCGACGAGGAGATCGCCGCCGACGTCAAGGCGATGGACCAGTGGGACCGCTACGACCACGACGCCGACGGTGACTTCAACGAGTCGGACGGCTACATCGACCACTTCCAGATCGTCCACTCCGGCGGCGACGAGGCCGACGGTGACCCGTACCAGGGTGAGGACGCCATCTGGAGCCACCGCTGGTACGCCTTCGCGTCCGACCAGGGTTCGACCGGCCCGGCCAACTTCCCGGCCGGCGGTACCCAGATCGGCAACACGGGCGTGTGGATCGGTGACTACACCATCCAGCCGGAGAACGGCGGCCGCAGCGTCTTCTACCACGAGTACGGCCACGACCTCGGTCTGCCGGACGACTACAACGTCACCAACGGTGGGGACAACAACAACGAGCACTGGACCCTGATGGCCCAGAGCCGGCTCGGCGCCAAGAACGACGGTGGCATCGGCGAGCGGGGCGGCGACCTCGGCGCCTGGAACAAGCTCCAGCTCGGCTGGCTCGACTACGAGGTCGTCGTGGCCGGCCAGAAGCGCACCCTGGAACTGGGCCCGCAGGAGTACAACTCCGCCAAGGCCCAGGCCGCCGTGGTGGTGCTGCCGCAGCGCGAGTACACCTTCCAGAACGGCAAGCCGTTCGAGGGTGAGAAGCAGTTCTTCTCGGGCAACGAGGACGACCTGAACACTTCGATGACGCGGACCATCGACCTCACGGGGAAGAGCAGCGCCACGCTGTCGATGAAGGGTCGCTACAACATCGAGGAGGACTACGACTACCTCTTCTTCGAGGCCTCGACCGACGGTGGCCAGAACTGGTCCACGCTGCCGGGCACGGCCAACGGCAAGGCCCTCAAGGAGATCTCGGCCGGGCGCTTCGCGCTCGACGGCTCCAGCGACGACCAGTGGGTCGACGTGACCATCCCGATGGACGCGCTCGCCGGCCAGGTCGTGCAGTTCCGGCTCCGCTACCAGACCGACGGCGGTGTCTCCTCCGGCGGCTTCTACGGTGACGCGATCACCGTGACCGCCGACGGGCAGACCGTGCTCAGCGACGGTGCCGAGGCCGGTGCCGAGGGCTGGACCCTGAACGGGTTCAGCATCCAGGCCGAGACCTACACCCGCCTGTTCGACAACTACTACATCGCCGGCAACCGGTCGTACGTCTCGTACGACCAGTACCTGAAGACCGGCCCGTACTACTTCGGCTACGCGAACACCCGCCCGGACTACGTGGACCACTACGCGTACCAGGAGGGTCTGCTGATCTCCTACTGGAACACCCGGTGGGCGGACAACGACACCTTCGAGCACCCGGGCGAAGGTCGTAACATGATCATCGACGCGCACCCGCGGCCGATCTACAACCTGACCGGGCAGCCCTGGCGGGCCCGCGTCCAGGTCTACGACGCGCCGTTCAGCCTGAAGAAGGCGGACTCGTTCACGCTGCACATCAACAGCCAGCCGCAGTACATCCGGGGGCAGGCCGCGCAGCCGCTGTTCGACGACACCAAGAAGTACTGGTACGAGGAGCTGCCGAACCACGGCGTCAAGCTCCCGGCCACCGGCACCAAGATCCGCGTCCTGGAGCAGAACGGCACCTCGCTGAAGGTCCGCTTCTCCTGA